A stretch of the Capricornis sumatraensis isolate serow.1 chromosome 21, serow.2, whole genome shotgun sequence genome encodes the following:
- the RNF152 gene encoding E3 ubiquitin-protein ligase RNF152, with amino-acid sequence METPSQDSLLECQICFNHYSPRRRPKLLDCRHTCCSVCLQQMRTSQKDVRCPWCRGTTKLPPGFSVSQLPDDPEVLGVIAIPHASEHTPVFIRLPSNGCYMLPLPVSKERALLPGDAGCRLLPGAQPKAVAVVSVPAAEQQPLQPAAPGEAAAEEPDRRGAARSSSWSGVCTVVLVACVLVFLLGIVLHNMSCISKRFTVISCG; translated from the coding sequence ATGGAGACGCCCTCGCAGGACTCGCTGCTGGAGTGCCAGATCTGTTTCAACCACTACAGCCCCCGGCGGAGGCCCAAGCTGCTGGACTGCAGGCACACCTGCTGCTCCGTGTGCCTGCAGCAGATGCGGACGAGCCAGAAGGACGTGCGCTGCCCCTGGTGCCGGGGCACCACCAAGCTGCCCCCGGGCTTCTCGGTGTCGCAGCTGCCGGACGACCCCGAGGTGCTGGGCGTCATTGCCATCCCGCACGCCTCCGAGCACACGCCGGTCTTCATCAGACTGCCGAGCAACGGGTGCTACATGCTGCCCCTGCCCGTCTCCAAGGAGCGCGCGCTGCTGCCCGGCGACGCGGGCTGCCGCCTGCTGCCCGGGGCCCAGCCGAAGGCGGTGGCCGTGGTGAGCGTCCCCGCGGCCGAGCAGCAGCCCCTGCAGCCCGCGGCCCCGGGCGAGGCGGCGGCCGAGGAGCCGGACCGGCGCGGCGCGGCCAGGAGCTCCAGCTGGTCCGGCGTGTGCACCGTCGTCCTGGTGGCCTGCGTCCTGGTCTTCCTCCTCGGCATCGTGCTCCACAACATGTCCTGCATTTCTAAGCGCTTCACTGTGATATCCTGCGGCTGA